ACCAGCTTGGCGAACACCGGTGCCAGCGCCGCGACAAGAAACAGGATCAGTACCGCCACCAGGACCCCGGCATTGCCGCCGCCGCGACCGCCGCTGCCTCTGCCCACCCGGCCGGCCCTGCCGGCACCGGCCCGCCCACTGACGTAGACGATTCGCCAGGCCGCATCCGACACCAGAGCAATCAGCCCCACCAGCGTGCTGACCGCCGTTGCATAACGCATGTCCAGATTGACGATATGGCCCATTTCGTGACCCACCACTGCCTGGAGTTCGTCCCTGTTGAGTCCTTCCAGCAGACCACGTGTAATGCCAATCGCGCTACGGCGGGCACTGAGCCCGGTGGCAAAGGCGTTCATGGCATCGGTTTCCAGCAGGAATACTCCCGGCTTGGGAATGCCAGCGGCGATGGCCATCTCCTCGACCACGTTGTGCAGGACGGGTTCCTCCTCCCGGCTGACCTCCCGGGCGCCGGTCATCCGCAGCACGATGCGATCGCCGGCCTTCATGGCGATGGTGGTCCAGACCAGGCTCAGGCCAAGCAACAGCAGCGCTGCCCAGACACCCCATTCACTGAGGAACCAGATACTGTCCCGCTCCCAGGCCTGCTCGGAGAGAAACAGCTCCATGTTCCAACCAATGACGTAACCCAGCGTGGCACCGATGGCCAGCAACAGCAGGATCAGCCGGGTGGTGGCCTGACGGTTGGCATGGGCGGCGGAGACGAAGTCGGTTCGGCGGAGCAGCTTCTCCCGCACAGCGGGGCGCTGCGCCGCCTCGGCGGACAGGGCCCCGCCGCACAGGCGGCAGGTGGTCGCGCCGACACGATTGTCGGCGCCACACTCCGGACAGGGCTGGCGAGCCACCGTCAGGCTACCTCAGGGAGACCTTGGGCACCGCCCGTTCGTGGGTTTCCACCTCGAAGTACTGGTCCTGACGGAAGCCGAACAGGCCGGCCACGATGTTGGAGGGGAAGGACTCCACCGCCACGTTCTTGGCCATGACGCTGTCGTTGTAGTGCTGCCGGGAGAAGGCAATACGGTTCTCGGTGCTGGCCAGCTCTTCCATGAGTTGCTGCACGTTCTGGCTGGCCTTGAGATCGGGGTAGTTTTCCATCAGCGCGAACAGCTTGCCCAGGGCACCACTCAGGCCCTGTTCCGCCGCCATGGACGCTTCAGGACCCTTGCCTTCGGTTGCCACGGCACGGCTGCGGGCCTCTACCACCTGCCGGAGCGTATCCTGCTCGTAGGACATGTAGTCCTTGACCGTTTCCACCAGATTGGGGATGAGGTCGTGGCGGCGCTTGAGCTGCACGTCGATCTGTCGCCAGCCATTGCGAACCTGGTTGCGCAGGCGCACCAGGCGGTTGTAGATGCTGACCACGTAGCCAATCAGGCCGACGATGATCAGCAGGAAGATGATGGTTCCCAGTTCCATTGTCTTGCCCCCTGTAGACATGCCGGGGAGGCGTTCCCGCCTCCTCAGGGATTGGAGCATGCCCCAGAAAACCGGGTGAAACCATCGAAAAGGTCTCAGTCTGTCTGTTGCTCCCGGGTCACCGCCCGGTGGCCGATGTCGCGGCGGTAGTAGACCCCGTCCCACTGCACTGCGGCGGCCAGCTGATAGGCGCGTTGCTGCGCTTCGGCCACGGTATCTCCCAATGCGCAGGCACACAATACACGACCACCGACCGTCGTCACCTGCCCTGCTGCGTCCAGCGCAGTCCCGGCGTGGAAGATCTTTCCGGCGTCGCTGCCCAGCTCCGACAGCCCGGTGATGACGTCACCCTTCCGATAGTCGGCAGGGTAACCACCGGCAGCCAGGACCACGCCCAGACTTGCCTTCGGCGACCAGCGACAGGTGACCTGGTCAAGACGCCCGTCGATGGCGGCGTCGCAGAGTTCGGTGAGGTCACTCTCAAGGCGCAGCAAAATGGGTTGCGTCTCCGGGTCCCCCATCCGGCAGTTGAACTCCAGCACCCGTGCCTCGCCGTCGTCGCCGATCATCAGGCCGGCGTAGAGGAACCCGGTGTACCGGTGGCCGTCTGCGGCCATCCCCCGCACCGTCGGCTCGATGACCTGCTCCATGATCTGCCGGTGCAACTCCGGCGTCACTACGGGTGCCGGGGAGTAGGCCCCCATGCCACCGGTGTTGGGTCCGGTGTCGCCGTCATCCCGGGCCTTGTGATCCTGGGAGGTGGCCAGGGGCAGGATATGTTCACCGTCGACCATCACCATGAAGCTCGCCTCCTCGCCACGGAGGAATTCCTCGATGACCACCCGTGCGCCGGCATCGCCGAAGGCATTGCCCTCGAGCATGTCGTCCACGGCAGCCAGCGCCTGCTCCACGGTACCGGCGACCACCACCCCCTTGCCAGCGGCGAGGCCGTCTGCCTTCACCACCAGGGGCGCGCCCTGCGTGCGCACGTAGTCCCGTGCCGCCGCGGCATCCGTGAAGGTGCGGTAGGCGCCGGTGGGAATGCCGTGGCGGGCGAGGAAGTCCTTGGCAAAGGACTTGGACCCTTCCAGTTGGGCGGCGCCGGCGGTGGGGCCAAAGCAACGCAGCCCGGCCGCCCGGAAGGCATCCACCACGCCGGCCACCAGGGGTGCCTCGGGGCCGACAATGGTCAGGCCGATACGGTTTTCCCGGGCGAAGGTCACCAACGCCGGGATGTCCGTGGCGGCGATCTCGACATTGCTGCATTTCTGCTCCAGCGCCGTCCCGGCGTTACCCGGCGCAACAAAGACCTGCTCTACCCGTGGCGAACGGGCCGCCGCCCAGGCCAGGGCATGCTCACGGCCGCCGCCGCCAATGATCAGCACATTCATGTCGAACTCCTGGACCTTCGAGACTAATGACGGAAATGGCGCATGCCGGTGAAGACCATGGCCATGCCGTGCTCATTAGCGGCGGCGATGACCTCGTCATCACGAATCGAGCCACCGGGCTGGATCACCGCGACAATACCCGCCTCCGCCGCCTGATCGATACCGTCACGGAAGGGGAAGAAGGCATCCGAGGCCATGACCGCACCGGCCACTGGCAGACCTGCATCCTCGGCCTTTTCACGGGCGATCCGGGCCGACCAGACCCGGGACATCTGCCCGGCACCGATGCCCACGGTCCGGCTGTCGCGACCATAGACAATGGCGTTGGACTTGACGTAGCGCGCCACCTCCCAGACGAAGCGTAGATCCTGCAGTTCCTGCGCGGTGGGGGCTCGTCGCGTCACCACCTTGAGATCGCCATCCGGCACCCGGGCCAGGTCGGCGTCCTGCACCAGCAGGCCACCGGTGACCCGCTTGTAGTCCACGCTTGCGGCGCGTTCGGCGGGCCACCGGCCACAGACGAGCAGGCGCACATTCTTGCGTGCGGCAATGGCGCTGACGGCGTCGTCTGTCGCGTCCGGTGCGATGATCACCTCGACGAACTGGCGCTCCACGATCGCCGCGGCGGTGGCGCCATCCAGTGTCCGGTTGAAGGCGATGATGCCGCCGAAGGCGGAAGTCGGGTCGCACGCGAAGGCGCGATCGTAGGCGGTGAGCAGATCCTCCGCCACGGCGACACCGCAGGGGTTGGCATGCTTGACGATAACGCAGGCGGGCGCCTCGAAGCACTTGACGCATTCCAGCGCGGCGTCGGTATCGGCGACGTTGTTGTACGACAGCGCCTTGCCCTGCAGTTGCCGCGCCGTGGCCACGGAAGGCTCGTCGCTCTTAGCATCGCGATAGAACGCCGCGGACTGGTGCGGGTTCTCGCCGTAGCGCATGTCCTGGAGTTTGTGGAACTGCAGATTCAGCGTGCGCGGATGCGGCGTGGGCTTGAGTTCGGCATCAAGACTGCCGAGATAGGATGCGATGGCACCGTCATAGCTCGCGGTGTGCTCGAAGGCCTTGATTGCCAGATCAAGCCGCAGGCGCCAGTCGGTGCCATCCTGCTCGGCCAGTCCCGCCAGTACCCGATCGTAGTCCACCGGATCGGTCACCACGGCGACGCCGTCATGATTCTTCGCCGCCGCGCGCACCATGGCGGGGCCACCGATATCGATGTTCTCCACGGCGTCTTCAAAACTGCAATCCGGGCGAGCCACCGTCTCGGCGAAGGGGTAGAGATTCACCACGAGCAGGTCGATGGGCAGAATGCCATGGGCGTCCATCACATCCTCATCCACGCCGCGTCGACCCAGCAGACCGCCGTGCACCCTGGGATGCAGGGTCTTCACGCGGCCGGCCATCATCTCGGGAAACTCAGTGAGCTCGGAGACATCACGCACCGTCAGGCCGGCGTCGCGCAGGCGTGCCGCTGTGCCTCCGGTGGACAACAGTTCCACGCCACGGCCGGCCAGGGCGCTGGCGAATTCCACGATACCGGTCTTGTCGGACACGCTGAGCAATGCGCGACGCACCGGTCGCAAACTGGCGCCCATGCAGGCCTCCTTATCATCGTCGGGAGCCCGTCAAGGTGATACAGGAGCACACCGCCCGACGGGCTGCGCGGTGTCCAGGGAGTCTTTTGTTACACGAGGCCGTAGTGCAGCAATTTCTTGCGCAGCGTCGCCCGATTCATGCCGAGCATCTGGGCGGCCCGGGTCTGGTTGTTCTGGCAGTACCG
The Natronocella acetinitrilica DNA segment above includes these coding regions:
- a CDS encoding M48 family metalloprotease, which encodes MARQPCPECGADNRVGATTCRLCGGALSAEAAQRPAVREKLLRRTDFVSAAHANRQATTRLILLLLAIGATLGYVIGWNMELFLSEQAWERDSIWFLSEWGVWAALLLLGLSLVWTTIAMKAGDRIVLRMTGAREVSREEEPVLHNVVEEMAIAAGIPKPGVFLLETDAMNAFATGLSARRSAIGITRGLLEGLNRDELQAVVGHEMGHIVNLDMRYATAVSTLVGLIALVSDAAWRIVYVSGRAGAGRAGRVGRGSGGRGGGNAGVLVAVLILFLVAALAPVFAKLVQMAVSRQREFLADATSVRLTRNAQGMISALEKLSKSAKPFSGANRATQHLFIVNPFKHFPEKASRLMATHPPLEARIRRLTNLGA
- a CDS encoding LemA family protein, which produces MELGTIIFLLIIVGLIGYVVSIYNRLVRLRNQVRNGWRQIDVQLKRRHDLIPNLVETVKDYMSYEQDTLRQVVEARSRAVATEGKGPEASMAAEQGLSGALGKLFALMENYPDLKASQNVQQLMEELASTENRIAFSRQHYNDSVMAKNVAVESFPSNIVAGLFGFRQDQYFEVETHERAVPKVSLR
- the purD gene encoding phosphoribosylamine--glycine ligase, translated to MNVLIIGGGGREHALAWAAARSPRVEQVFVAPGNAGTALEQKCSNVEIAATDIPALVTFARENRIGLTIVGPEAPLVAGVVDAFRAAGLRCFGPTAGAAQLEGSKSFAKDFLARHGIPTGAYRTFTDAAAARDYVRTQGAPLVVKADGLAAGKGVVVAGTVEQALAAVDDMLEGNAFGDAGARVVIEEFLRGEEASFMVMVDGEHILPLATSQDHKARDDGDTGPNTGGMGAYSPAPVVTPELHRQIMEQVIEPTVRGMAADGHRYTGFLYAGLMIGDDGEARVLEFNCRMGDPETQPILLRLESDLTELCDAAIDGRLDQVTCRWSPKASLGVVLAAGGYPADYRKGDVITGLSELGSDAGKIFHAGTALDAAGQVTTVGGRVLCACALGDTVAEAQQRAYQLAAAVQWDGVYYRRDIGHRAVTREQQTD
- the purH gene encoding bifunctional phosphoribosylaminoimidazolecarboxamide formyltransferase/IMP cyclohydrolase, with protein sequence MGASLRPVRRALLSVSDKTGIVEFASALAGRGVELLSTGGTAARLRDAGLTVRDVSELTEFPEMMAGRVKTLHPRVHGGLLGRRGVDEDVMDAHGILPIDLLVVNLYPFAETVARPDCSFEDAVENIDIGGPAMVRAAAKNHDGVAVVTDPVDYDRVLAGLAEQDGTDWRLRLDLAIKAFEHTASYDGAIASYLGSLDAELKPTPHPRTLNLQFHKLQDMRYGENPHQSAAFYRDAKSDEPSVATARQLQGKALSYNNVADTDAALECVKCFEAPACVIVKHANPCGVAVAEDLLTAYDRAFACDPTSAFGGIIAFNRTLDGATAAAIVERQFVEVIIAPDATDDAVSAIAARKNVRLLVCGRWPAERAASVDYKRVTGGLLVQDADLARVPDGDLKVVTRRAPTAQELQDLRFVWEVARYVKSNAIVYGRDSRTVGIGAGQMSRVWSARIAREKAEDAGLPVAGAVMASDAFFPFRDGIDQAAEAGIVAVIQPGGSIRDDEVIAAANEHGMAMVFTGMRHFRH